A window of Paraburkholderia bryophila contains these coding sequences:
- the metC gene encoding cystathionine beta-lyase, with translation MTLTTSNVPQPFKSLSPPIMRASTVVFDSLADFARRKERQPDGYSYGVTGTPTARELERRIAELEGGAHCVVTPSGQSALMTTVMGFVRGGDHLLVSAACYGALKTFVLKWLSHFNVEVEIYPPAIGAEIERYLKPNTRMICMESPGTVTMEMPDIPAIVEVAKRHGVMTMMDNTWASPLAFRPLAHGVDFCIEAATKFFGGHSDLLVGCISMNDTDYYETLRETQSVLGQQTSPDDCFLVMRGLDTLKVRYAAQSTSTLRIATALEHHPQVSRVLFPALPSDPGHGIWKRDFSGSGCLFSIILQPAPEIAFNAFFDSLRQFAIGASWGGVHSLAAYYPAPLQADRAFSLTDQPVVRLSIGLEDTALLLQDLMGALDAFSQATTTGA, from the coding sequence ATGACACTGACCACTTCGAACGTTCCGCAACCCTTCAAGAGTCTGTCGCCGCCCATCATGCGCGCGTCGACGGTCGTTTTCGATTCGCTCGCCGATTTCGCGCGCCGCAAGGAGCGCCAACCGGACGGCTACAGCTACGGCGTTACCGGCACGCCGACGGCTCGCGAACTGGAACGCCGCATCGCCGAACTCGAAGGCGGCGCGCACTGCGTCGTCACGCCTTCGGGCCAGTCCGCCTTGATGACGACGGTCATGGGCTTCGTGCGCGGTGGCGATCATCTGCTGGTTTCGGCGGCGTGTTATGGCGCACTCAAGACGTTCGTGCTGAAATGGCTGAGCCATTTCAACGTAGAGGTGGAGATTTACCCGCCGGCCATCGGCGCCGAAATCGAGCGCTACCTGAAGCCGAACACCCGGATGATCTGCATGGAGTCACCCGGCACCGTCACGATGGAAATGCCCGACATTCCGGCCATCGTCGAGGTGGCGAAGCGCCATGGCGTGATGACGATGATGGATAACACCTGGGCGAGTCCGCTCGCGTTCAGGCCGCTGGCTCACGGTGTGGATTTCTGCATCGAGGCGGCGACGAAATTCTTCGGCGGCCATTCGGATCTGCTCGTCGGCTGCATTAGTATGAACGACACCGACTACTATGAAACGCTGCGCGAAACTCAAAGCGTTCTCGGGCAGCAGACCAGTCCTGACGACTGTTTTCTCGTGATGCGTGGTCTCGACACATTGAAGGTCAGGTACGCGGCCCAGAGTACTTCGACGCTGCGGATCGCGACTGCGCTCGAACACCATCCGCAAGTGAGCCGGGTTTTGTTCCCGGCGTTGCCGTCCGATCCCGGCCACGGTATCTGGAAGCGCGACTTCTCAGGTAGCGGCTGTCTTTTCTCGATCATTCTTCAGCCGGCGCCTGAAATCGCATTCAACGCGTTCTTCGATTCATTGCGGCAATTTGCGATCGGCGCAAGTTGGGGCGGCGTACATAGCCTGGCGGCTTACTATCCGGCGCCGCTGCAGGCCGACCGCGCGTTTTCCCTCACCGATCAGCCGGTTGTCCGGTTGTCGATTGGGCTCGAAGACACGGCGTTGCTGCTGCAAGACCTGATGGGCGCTCTCGACGCGTTCAGTCAAGCTACTACAACCGGCGCCTGA
- a CDS encoding ABC transporter substrate-binding protein, translating to MHSNIVEETDMKQFFSRPRALGTLGVLAFCAAFCTAFCTSTASAADLLAEAKASHVLRVANTQSSPPWSLLDDNNQPSGYDVAIAKEVGKRIGVPNVVFVADSFKNFVEGLKSAKYDLVMNDLTPTPERAKQVDFGDPYGVEDFRIFVRVENTDINGQATLKGKRVGVVTGSSNESWARAHLTDSDVRSYDNGGLVFNDLGSGRLDAVIISHFGGMKYANVNHLPVKEVGEPLIYQLSAPALAKGQPALLAAVNKAIAGMMADGTIAALGKKWVGANYDMVGTIAKARQQKE from the coding sequence TTGCATTCCAACATCGTAGAGGAGACAGACATGAAACAATTCTTCAGCCGGCCGCGCGCGCTTGGAACGTTGGGCGTTCTCGCGTTTTGCGCCGCGTTCTGCACCGCGTTTTGCACTTCAACGGCTAGCGCCGCGGACTTGCTCGCAGAGGCAAAGGCAAGTCACGTGCTGCGCGTCGCCAACACGCAAAGCAGTCCACCGTGGAGCCTGCTGGACGACAACAATCAGCCTTCGGGCTACGACGTGGCGATTGCGAAGGAAGTCGGCAAACGGATCGGCGTACCCAATGTGGTTTTCGTGGCCGATTCTTTCAAGAACTTCGTCGAAGGACTGAAATCGGCCAAGTACGATCTCGTCATGAATGACCTGACGCCCACGCCTGAACGCGCGAAACAGGTCGATTTCGGCGATCCCTACGGCGTCGAGGATTTCCGCATCTTCGTCCGTGTCGAGAATACGGATATCAATGGCCAGGCCACACTGAAGGGGAAACGGGTGGGCGTGGTTACCGGCTCCTCCAATGAAAGCTGGGCGCGCGCGCATCTGACGGATTCGGACGTGCGATCGTATGACAACGGTGGCCTCGTATTCAACGATCTCGGCAGCGGCCGGCTCGACGCGGTCATCATCTCCCATTTCGGCGGAATGAAATACGCCAACGTGAATCACCTGCCGGTGAAAGAAGTGGGTGAACCGCTCATCTATCAACTCTCGGCGCCCGCTCTCGCCAAGGGGCAGCCGGCGCTGCTCGCCGCGGTCAACAAGGCGATCGCCGGGATGATGGCCGACGGCACCATCGCAGCACTCGGGAAGAAATGGGTCGGCGCGAATTACGACATGGTCGGAACCATCGCCAAAGCCAGGCAGCAGAAGGAGTAA
- a CDS encoding LysR substrate-binding domain-containing protein yields MSIRDIEVFRAVMNAGSTSKASGLLGISQPAVSQAIRRLETMADFKLFERVRSRLIPTQEAVALMRDVDRYFLGFEVIEHRIRSLRSYGLGRLAIACLPALGTGFLPRVIASFDAPARDVQISLQVMSSREVHERVSAGQVDFGLMSDEMSMAGLEHSDFVRMPGVAVMNRSHPLAGRSTIDVADLQDYPFLALNPEDSTRLRLETHLTAKDIRLKPVVETPYSHTVCELALAGVGAGIAHPLVALDFVERGLVVKPIDVEVMFTGVLVFRAGTPLADNARQFLRHMRLQLARDQKALEAALGKKAAAGGRDSAAASPVTRTRPRSKTAPGAVKRR; encoded by the coding sequence ATGAGTATTCGTGACATCGAAGTCTTCAGGGCGGTCATGAACGCCGGCAGCACGAGCAAGGCATCGGGGCTGCTCGGCATCTCGCAACCGGCCGTCAGTCAGGCCATCCGGCGACTCGAAACGATGGCGGATTTCAAGCTGTTCGAACGGGTGCGCAGTCGGCTCATTCCCACGCAGGAAGCGGTCGCGTTGATGCGCGACGTGGACAGGTATTTTCTTGGCTTCGAGGTGATCGAGCACCGGATCAGAAGCTTGCGTTCGTACGGTCTGGGACGCCTGGCGATCGCCTGCCTACCCGCGCTTGGCACAGGCTTCCTGCCGCGCGTCATCGCGTCGTTCGACGCACCGGCGCGGGACGTACAGATATCGCTTCAGGTAATGAGTTCGCGCGAAGTGCACGAAAGGGTTTCAGCGGGGCAGGTGGATTTCGGGCTTATGTCCGACGAAATGTCGATGGCGGGTCTCGAGCATTCGGACTTCGTGCGCATGCCGGGGGTCGCGGTAATGAACCGGAGTCATCCGCTGGCAGGCCGCAGCACCATTGACGTTGCGGATCTGCAAGACTATCCGTTTCTCGCGCTCAATCCCGAAGACAGCACGCGTTTGCGTCTGGAGACGCATCTCACCGCAAAAGATATCCGCCTCAAGCCGGTTGTCGAGACGCCCTACTCGCACACGGTTTGCGAACTGGCGCTCGCAGGCGTGGGCGCTGGCATTGCGCATCCCCTTGTGGCACTGGATTTTGTCGAGCGCGGTCTGGTGGTCAAGCCGATCGACGTGGAGGTGATGTTCACCGGCGTACTGGTGTTTCGTGCGGGCACGCCACTCGCCGACAACGCGCGGCAATTCCTTCGCCACATGCGGTTACAACTCGCGCGAGACCAGAAGGCACTGGAGGCTGCATTAGGCAAGAAAGCAGCCGCCGGCGGCCGCGATTCCGCCGCCGCGAGCCCGGTCACGCGAACGCGCCCTCGCTCAAAGACGGCGCCCGGCGCGGTCAAGCGCCGGTAG
- a CDS encoding NAD(P)/FAD-dependent oxidoreductase has protein sequence MNRREFFPYLALPLAGALPTIASAARANDSVIVIGSGVMGASIAYHLSRRGANVTLLEKDAPASGTSRNSFAWLNANNKTPYSYYALNYEGILGWRRLQLEIGSSLQVQWGGGISWCGFDQTQIDKLNYTTAVHQPWGYPIENLTKADLERLVPGIVAGDFGAGWHSTIDGTLDPVAATLALVQAGVKSGVKLVKANVTTIEFANDAATGVMTDKGRFAANHVVIAAGNDCTRLGAQADIPVPLRTSKGILAHSKPMPPLIHQVLMPAGADIKQNPDGRIVTGSNFGDTGSAEPTPELGARMLEYVTKVLPQTRGIELDYMTLGYRVMPRDEYPIMGRGRKYSNVHVAAMHSGMTSAPAIGQLLAIEVLDGVETAQLAEFRPQRFYG, from the coding sequence ATGAACCGCCGTGAATTTTTCCCCTATCTTGCGCTTCCGCTTGCAGGCGCTTTGCCGACGATCGCTTCGGCCGCCCGCGCGAACGATAGCGTTATTGTCATTGGCAGTGGTGTCATGGGCGCCTCCATTGCGTACCATCTTTCCAGGCGAGGCGCGAACGTGACGCTGCTGGAGAAAGATGCGCCGGCGTCGGGAACGTCGCGGAATTCGTTCGCCTGGCTAAATGCCAACAACAAAACGCCTTACTCCTACTACGCGCTGAATTACGAAGGCATTCTGGGCTGGCGTCGTCTGCAACTGGAGATCGGTTCTTCTCTCCAGGTACAGTGGGGTGGCGGTATTTCATGGTGCGGATTCGATCAGACGCAGATCGACAAGCTTAACTACACGACGGCGGTTCATCAGCCGTGGGGATACCCGATCGAGAACCTGACGAAAGCAGATCTCGAAAGACTGGTGCCAGGTATCGTGGCCGGCGATTTCGGCGCAGGCTGGCATTCCACGATCGACGGCACCTTAGACCCGGTCGCGGCAACGTTGGCGTTGGTCCAGGCGGGCGTCAAGTCAGGCGTCAAACTGGTCAAAGCGAATGTCACGACGATCGAATTCGCGAACGATGCCGCAACCGGGGTGATGACGGACAAAGGCCGATTTGCCGCGAATCACGTAGTCATTGCGGCAGGAAACGATTGCACCCGGCTAGGGGCGCAAGCCGACATTCCAGTGCCATTGCGAACGTCGAAGGGAATTCTCGCGCACAGCAAGCCCATGCCACCCCTCATCCATCAGGTACTCATGCCCGCGGGCGCCGATATCAAGCAGAACCCTGACGGACGGATCGTAACGGGATCAAACTTCGGCGATACGGGCTCTGCTGAACCGACGCCGGAACTCGGCGCCAGGATGCTTGAATACGTGACAAAAGTGCTGCCGCAGACTCGCGGAATTGAACTGGACTACATGACCTTGGGCTATCGCGTGATGCCTCGAGATGAATATCCGATCATGGGTAGAGGGCGCAAGTACAGCAACGTGCACGTGGCCGCCATGCACAGCGGCATGACATCCGCGCCCGCGATCGGGCAACTGCTCGCCATCGAGGTACTCGACGGAGTCGAGACCGCCCAACTTGCGGAATTCCGGCCCCAGCGTTTCTACGGCTAG